GTGAGGCCGGCAGCCTTATTGTGGTCCCGAAACGTGAGGGCCAGCACCGGGTGGCGCACCCCGCGCCAGCGGATGAGCGGCCGGCTGCTCAGCTCCGGTAATTGCGCGTCCAGCTCGCGGGCCAGCCGGGCTTTGGCCCGAATGAAGTCCAACAAGCCCAGGTAGTTATACGCCTTACGTAAGTCGGGCAGGTGGGGCCGCAACTGGTCGGTAAGGGTAGTAAGGATGCGAATCAGCTCGCGCTGGTAGGCATTTTCGAGGTCCTTGATGTCATTGTTCAACTCAAATACTTCGGCGGGCTCGATATACACCGTTTGGCCCGAGGCACTTTCGTCGTGAATCAGGCCGCGCAGCCGGCGCTTGTGCTCGGCCACCACGGGCAGCACCAGCCGCCCGCCGCGAATGGTAGGCTCGGCATCGCCGGGTATCCAGCCTTCACTTTTGGCGTGGCGCAGCACGCTGGCAATCTGCTTACGCAACTGGCCCTGGCGCTGAATCAGGGCCTGGCGCACCTGGCGCAGCAGCGGCGAGGCATCGTCGCGCACCTTGCCCTCGTCGTCCACCACTTTGTCCAGGGCGGCCAGCAGATTGCGGTCGGCCTGAATGCCGATACCCAGCAGGCGCAGCGTGGGGTAGAGCCCGGCGGCGGCATTCGTAAAAAAAGTAAGCGCCGCCCGAATGGTACGCAGGCTCATCTTGACCTCAAAAAACGCCGTCACGTCGAGGTAGGCACCAGGTAGGGAAGCCCGCTTGAGATGCACGCTCACGTCGTGGTAATGCGCGCCCGGAAACTCGCTGCCGCCGGCCAGCAGCTGCCGAAACTCGTCGGTTTGGGCCAGCAATTTGCTCAGCTGCTCGTGGTTGGTGATGAACTGCATCTGGGCCACGTACTGCCGGCCCAGGGCCGAAAGGCAAAGCTGCTCTAGCAGCTCGCGCAGGGTAGCGAAGCCAATTTTGGCCTCAAAGTTTTGGGGTACTAACAAATCGACTAACGGCGGGGATTATCGGCTGACTGGCCGCGAAGGTAAAACAGCAAACGGGGCCGGAAGATTCGCCAAAAAATGCTAGGAACGCTCGTAGTAAAAATTGGCCCAAATGAGCAGGTAGGGTAGTCCAATTAGAAACAGGGGTAGGTAAGCCGCGCTGGGCAATCCGCGGTAGATGCCCCACCCTACCCAACTAACGCTCAGGGCTAGTAGCCCCCACAAAACCCTGGTAGAAAGTGAGCTGGTAAAAAACTGCGTCAGCGCGCTCGGCTCCTGCACGACTTCAGCACCTAGGTTAGCTTGGTTGTAGCGCCTTATCGCCTCCTTAAACGCCTCCTCCATCGTCCAGAACTCCTTATGCAATCGACCACTTATAGTCGCCTTTTCGCCCTCCTTGGGGTAAATGGTCAGCTTGATATCATTTTTACTCCAATCAGAGCGGTAGGCCCGCATTTCGGTAAACTGATAGCCCACAGCCGGGCTATCAGCTAGGTTGGCCCAGGCTAGGCTGTCGGCAGTTATCAGCACCCAGGCAGGCTGCCCTACCAGTTTGCTATAGAATATTAATGGCACGAACAGCACCAGATAATACACCGGCAGCAGCCATGCCCCATGTAGCAGCGGCAGGAGCAACGTAGCGGGCAGAAAAGTAGCCCCCCCCACAGCAGCCAGCGCAGCCGGCAGGGGTCGGTAAGACGCAAATCAAATTTCATCGAGAAAGCTTCTTTGTCAGTACTATCGCATGGGTAGGCCACTCCATCACTTTCACCATCCTACTCCTTCCCTAAATAGCGCAAAGTTGTATTTCACCGGGTCTAAGGTTCGAATGGGCGCTGGGTAGCCACTAACTTCTCACCTTACGTTTTGAGAGGCACTAAGTGCGAGCCTGATACAAACTGTAGCAATAAAAACCCAGCATACTGAGCAGCGGCAACCAATAAATCAAGGGCCGGTCACTGCTATGCAATATCCAGCTAACCCAGCTTACGGCCCCAACTATTACAGGTAGCAGGTAGATAGCCAGGGAGTTTTCAAAAAAGGTTTTCTCCCGGCTGATAGAGTAAGCTGGATGAGTCGGCCCTAAGCTGGCAGGCCGAATTAGTTCACCTATTGCGGCCTCAAATGCTCGTGCCATTGCATGAAACTCGCTAGTTTGCCGGTAGGTAATGTCTGTTTTTAGTTCAGTATAATGACCATCGCGCAAGCGTAGGCGCAGGCATCTATTGCCATCGAAAAAGTAATCTTTATACGTCAGAATTTCATCGTAAAATACAGTCAATTCCTGACGTGTTTTAGGCCGGAAAACCGTTAGTCGGTCGGCTGCTATTTTTACAAAGCACAGGTCGGTAGTGAGGCGCTGAAATACCATCCAAATAAGAATTAGAGGCGCCAGAATTCCAGCCGCAAAACCAATTACGGCTCCGGCTCGCGTCACATATGGTGCCATAGCCCTTAGTACAATTAGAAAGCTAATTGCCGTTAGCGCTCCACCTACAATGCGGCCCCAGTATGCTTTACGCGGGTTAATGAGCCGAATAATAAACTGCGGGGCAGCTAGCTTCGAAGGCATAGACGAGCACTTAAATAAGGTTTAAACTACCAGAGTTACAGCCTAAAGCCAGCTACCCTACCCCCTCCCCAAACAGCGCGAAGTCGTACTTCACCGGGTCATTCGGGTCGAGCAGGCGCAGGTTGGCGGTTAGCTCCTCGGCAGCTTGCCAATCCACTTTTTCGCGCTTTAATAAGCCCAACAGGTGAGCCTAGCGCTCGACGCGCACATCGATGGAGCAGATTAATTCACTAGGCGAGAGGCGCGTCCAGAGGCCGAAATTAATTCCGTTAGTGTCGCGGCGCACCAGTCAGCGCGGGTACGCAGCCGAAGATACCTTGCTACCGGAGATAACGGGGGCAGCCTCTCAGAATTAAATATGCTGTACCAGGGTCTAGCAGGGTGCGGGGCTTGCCCCTATCAGTCGTTGAACGACTGGCATCCAAATCGCTTAACGGCGGGCGAAGGCGAGCCTCACGCCCTATATCGTTCAGGATAACCCACGCCCCCACTAGGGCGCGTTGCGGCGGGCGGCGGCGGCCCGCCAGGCTACCACGTAGGCGACGTAGGCCCCAATTCCTCCAAATACGTTGCCGTGGATGCGGCCCCCGCTGCCAAAAATCGCCAGGGCCAACGCGCCTATCACCAGCGTGAAAAGGACGAGCAGGTAGGTGGACACAGTCTTCTCGAAGAAGCTTTTTTCGCGGCGCACGGCCACGCCAGTGGGGTTGGGGGCGGCCCCCATTGCCTGCTCAAAGGCGGCCAGCAGGGTGCTCAGGTCGGTACCCTTCGCCAAAGCCCCGGCCCCACGCAACTTGAGGGGCGGGGCATCGGCGCGGTTCAGGCGCAGCTCTTCGGTGTTGTTGAAGTTGGAGTAGCGGTAGGTACTAATGTCGGCCAGCCGCAGGGTTTGGGTGAGGCGGGGTTCAGGGCGCAGGTCTTCGATGCGCAGCTCGTTGGAGGTAAGGGTAATAACGGCGGGTACCACGGCCGCCCGTCGGTATGCTCGCCAGCCCAGGTAGCCCCCGCCACCCACGATGAGGGCAATAAGCAGCAGCTTCACCGTATTGTTGTCTATGGCCAAACCAGCCCAGACACTCGCCCCAACCATAGCAAAAATACCCAGCATCGACAGTGTCATAATTTGCCCGGTGCGAGTGGTGTCGAAGAGATTCAGCTCGAAGGTTTGGTTGGGCATGGGCGGGCAGACAAAGGAGGGGAAGCCAGGGTGGCGTCAAAGCTACTAGTGGGCCTACATAAGCTCTCCCTCCTCTACCACTGGCAGCGCCACACCAGCCCCGCCACAGCCAGCAGCGAGCCCAAGCGCAACGCCAGAAATACCCAGGTGGGCAGCTCGGGACCTTTTGAATTTTCCATCACCTTGTGTACGGTGGGACGGGCTAAAGGGCTACTCCCCTACCCCCTCCCCAAAGAGCGCAAAGTCGTACTTCACTGGGTCGGCGGGGTCGAGTAGGCGTAGATTGGCAGTTAGCTCCTCGGCGGCCTGCCAGTCCACTTTTTCGCGCTTTAATAAGCCCAACAGGCGAGCCTGGCGCTCGACGTGTACATCAATGGGGCAGATTAATTCACTAGGCGAGAGGCGCGTCCAGAGGCCGAAATCCACGCCGTGGCCGTCGCGGCGCACGAGCCAGCGCAGGTACATATTAAGGCGCTTGCAGGCCGAGCCGCGGGCGGGGGTAGCCACGTGCTTGCGGGTGCGGGCGGGCGCGTCGGGCAGACTAAAAAACAGATTGTGAAAGTTTATCAGCCGCTCACGCGTGGTAAGGCCGTGCAAAAAGGCATCTTCCAGGGAATTGTGCTCGCCATAAAACCAGCGCAGCCAGTGCACGAAGTACAGCAGGTCGGTGTCGCAGAAAGTGCGGTGGCAGAAGCAGAGCAGCTTTTTTAGGTCTTCATCCTGGTGCTGGGTCACGAACTGGTAGGGCGCATCGTCCATACGCGCCAGCAACTCGGTCGTTTTCTTCAAAATAGTGGGGCGTTGCCCCCAGGCCAGCAGCGCCGCAAATAAGCCGCTGATTTCAATATCCTGCAGGCACGTGAAGCGGTGGGGAATGCTTACCGGGTCTTTGGCGAGAAAAGCGGGCTGGTTGTGACGAGCGGCGCGCTCATTGAGCAGGGCGCGCAGGTCGGCGAGCTTGATAGTATCCATAAAATCGTTCGGGTGTCGTGCGAGCGCAACGCGGCAATTGCACCCGCACGACACCCGAACGATTTCGTGCGGGTGCAATTGCCGCGTTGCGCTCGCAATGACAATTGATTATAAATAAGCCCTACGGCACGTAGCTCGTTTCGACCCGAAACTTGCTGTCGGTGGTGCCCAGCTTCTGCACGGCGCGGGGCGAGAGGCGCACCAGGATATTCTCGTTTTCGCCGGTGTCGGGTAGCACCCCGATGACGCGCACGTACACCGACTGGCCATTCATCTGGTTTTTGACCTGCATAATGGTGCCGATGGGGGCCGTTTTGTGCAGGGCCAGGTATTTGTCGGTGCCGTTGTTGAGGATGGGGGCGGCGATGCCCACGTCGGTTTTGCGGCCCACTAGCTCACTGGCGCGGGTCGGGGCTTTGGCTTCGACCGCTTCTTCCTTCTTATCGGCGGAGGTAGCGGGCGTGACGGTGGCAATCTGGGCCTCGCGGGCGGGGTTTATTTTGGGGGCGGCCGCTTCGGATTTATCAGATTTAGGCGTGGCCGGCTCGGGGGCGGCAGGCGCGGGCGTGGCAGGCAGCCCGGTTATTACCGGGGGGGTAGGGCCGGCCTGGGCAGGACGCAGCAGCAGTTCCTGGCCTACGCGCACCGCGCCGCCGGCCGGCAGGTGGTTGAGCAGCAGCAACTCGCTGGGCGACAGGCTAAAGCGCCGTGCGATGCCGAAGAGCGTTTCACCCTTGGCCACGGTATAGCGCTCGGGTACGGCAGCGGCAGCGGGGGTAGGGAGGATAGTTTTGGCCGGACTTGCGGCCGCTTTGCTACCCCCCACGCCACGCGGAATGAGCACCACTTCACCGATACCTAGCCCGTTCTTGAGCTGCGGGTTGGCGGCCTCAATCTGGTCTACCGCCACGTGGTAGCGGCGGCTTAGGGCGAAGAGCGTTTCGCCCTGGGCCACGCGGTGGCGCACAAAGCGCTGGCCACCGCGAATTTCCTGGCCAATGGAGTCGGCCGGCAGCAAGGGGGTAGGGAGCCGGGCGGCCAGCGGCCCGTGTAAAGAATTAAGTATCAGCAACGAAGCAAGCAGACTCATGCGCAGAAGCAAAGCTATAAGGTGTACCAAAACCCGCCCGCAGCGGGCCCCGGCTCAACGCCAGCGGTAGGCAAAGTAACTACCCAGCGGCCGGCCGGCGCTAGCTTCGGGCTCGAAATGAACTACTGGCTTTTCGTTTCTCGTTTTTCGCGCTTCGTTTTTCGACCTTGCGCCAGGGCACACATCCTGGCCGAATGAACACTCGAAAAGGAAGACGTAAAACGAAAAACAAAGCGTGAAAAACGAAAAACGTATGTCTGCCCTCGGCATCATCCCGGCCCGCTACGCCTCTACCCGCCTGCCCGGCAAGCCGCTGGTAGACCTGGGC
The genomic region above belongs to Hymenobacter psoromatis and contains:
- a CDS encoding LysM peptidoglycan-binding domain-containing protein is translated as MSLLASLLILNSLHGPLAARLPTPLLPADSIGQEIRGGQRFVRHRVAQGETLFALSRRYHVAVDQIEAANPQLKNGLGIGEVVLIPRGVGGSKAAASPAKTILPTPAAAAVPERYTVAKGETLFGIARRFSLSPSELLLLNHLPAGGAVRVGQELLLRPAQAGPTPPVITGLPATPAPAAPEPATPKSDKSEAAAPKINPAREAQIATVTPATSADKKEEAVEAKAPTRASELVGRKTDVGIAAPILNNGTDKYLALHKTAPIGTIMQVKNQMNGQSVYVRVIGVLPDTGENENILVRLSPRAVQKLGTTDSKFRVETSYVP
- a CDS encoding TIGR02757 family protein, with amino-acid sequence MDTIKLADLRALLNERAARHNQPAFLAKDPVSIPHRFTCLQDIEISGLFAALLAWGQRPTILKKTTELLARMDDAPYQFVTQHQDEDLKKLLCFCHRTFCDTDLLYFVHWLRWFYGEHNSLEDAFLHGLTTRERLINFHNLFFSLPDAPARTRKHVATPARGSACKRLNMYLRWLVRRDGHGVDFGLWTRLSPSELICPIDVHVERQARLLGLLKREKVDWQAAEELTANLRLLDPADPVKYDFALFGEGVGE